A single genomic interval of Koleobacter methoxysyntrophicus harbors:
- the nikC gene encoding nickel transporter permease encodes MISTQEINKDMNQELFENKSEKSKKTFLDFMKRLLKNKGAVFGIIIISVFLFIAAFAPFIAPYEYDRPNIATILKSPSAEHIFGTDEFGRDIFSRIVYGARISLQVAFVAVVISLVIGTILGAVAGYYGGIADYIVTAITDIAWAFPTTLLAIAFIAALGTGLRNVVIAIALVSWSGYCRLVRGQFLSLREQEFVEAARLLGMSDLRIIFKHMLPNSLAPIIVMATLEFPKAIVVEASLSFLGLGAQPPQPSWGSILNSGRALIDQAPWISFFPGFMIMIVVLGFNLFGDALRDVLDPRLKE; translated from the coding sequence ATGATTTCAACTCAAGAAATCAATAAAGATATGAACCAAGAACTTTTTGAAAATAAAAGCGAAAAAAGCAAAAAAACCTTCCTTGACTTTATGAAAAGGCTTTTAAAAAACAAAGGGGCAGTTTTCGGTATAATAATTATTTCCGTCTTCCTGTTCATTGCTGCATTTGCACCATTTATTGCACCATATGAATACGATAGACCTAATATAGCGACAATACTGAAGTCCCCCTCTGCCGAACATATCTTTGGAACTGATGAATTCGGTAGAGACATATTCAGCAGAATAGTTTACGGTGCTCGTATATCCCTGCAGGTAGCCTTTGTAGCCGTTGTTATTTCCCTTGTAATAGGGACCATCCTCGGTGCTGTTGCAGGTTACTACGGAGGGATTGCCGATTATATTGTTACGGCTATTACGGATATAGCGTGGGCATTTCCGACAACACTTTTAGCTATAGCGTTTATTGCCGCGCTGGGTACCGGCCTTAGAAATGTTGTAATTGCAATAGCACTCGTCAGCTGGTCGGGATACTGCAGATTGGTGCGGGGGCAATTTCTGTCCCTTAGAGAGCAGGAGTTTGTTGAGGCGGCGCGCCTACTTGGTATGAGCGACCTGCGGATCATATTTAAGCATATGCTCCCCAATTCACTAGCTCCAATAATAGTAATGGCAACCCTGGAATTCCCTAAAGCAATTGTAGTTGAAGCATCTCTCAGTTTTTTAGGCCTGGGGGCACAACCGCCTCAACCCAGCTGGGGTTCAATCCTTAACAGTGGCAGAGCACTGATTGACCAGGCCCCCTGGATCTCCTTTTTTCCGGGGTTTATGATAATGATAGTCGTGCTCGGGTTTAACCTTTTTGGTGATGCATTAAGGGATGTTTTAGACCCGAGATTAAAGGAGTAA
- a CDS encoding N-acyl-D-amino-acid deacylase family protein: MFDILIKNGEIIDGSGAAAFKGDIGIKDEVILEIAPSISEKAMEVINAEGLVVSPGFIDMHSHSDFSLLLNPFGESKIRQGITTELVGNCGFTAAPVRKKYFHELMEYLVNTVILSNKLKKEWKWHSQKDFLDTLTLKGIAFNIASLVGHGTLRIAAMGFANRKPSTSELNSMLEMLEYEMENGIFGLSAGLQYEPGSFASAEELIELCRVVAEYNGIYTVHMKSEGNYLLECILQAIDIAEKTGVSVEISHLKAVNPRNWSKVSEALKLIEEANEKGISVDFDVYPYTAYGSGLMDLIPPQFKDNGVDKMVSLLKSEETRKNVINSMTGDYDTWENPMEGNSWNKVRIASIKTKKNKKYEGKNLNEISKEMGCSPHDAVINLLAEEKGSVKMIFFGMEEKGLCTLMKHPRAIFCTDGRAVAPYGELSKGKVHPRYYGAFPRILGRYAGRRKLLSLEEAVNKMTLRPAQKIGLKQRGMIKKEYYADIVIFDKTKIIDRATFDNPHSYPEGIMYVIVNGTVVISKGEHTGRLPGKLLTNIQN, encoded by the coding sequence ATGTTTGACATTCTAATTAAAAACGGTGAAATAATCGATGGCTCAGGGGCAGCGGCATTTAAAGGAGATATAGGGATAAAGGATGAGGTTATTTTGGAAATAGCTCCTTCGATTAGTGAAAAAGCAATGGAGGTAATTAATGCGGAAGGTTTGGTTGTATCACCGGGTTTCATAGATATGCACTCGCACAGTGATTTTTCCCTACTGTTAAACCCCTTTGGAGAAAGCAAAATAAGACAGGGGATAACGACAGAACTTGTTGGGAACTGCGGCTTTACCGCTGCACCAGTAAGAAAAAAGTATTTTCATGAACTCATGGAATATCTTGTGAATACAGTTATTTTAAGCAATAAGCTCAAGAAAGAATGGAAGTGGCACAGTCAAAAAGACTTCCTCGACACACTGACTTTAAAAGGAATAGCTTTTAATATTGCATCCTTAGTGGGGCATGGAACACTCAGAATCGCAGCAATGGGATTTGCAAATAGAAAACCTTCAACTTCAGAACTAAACAGTATGCTGGAAATGCTGGAATATGAAATGGAAAACGGTATATTTGGTTTGTCTGCCGGACTGCAGTACGAACCCGGCAGCTTTGCTTCAGCAGAAGAACTGATCGAGCTTTGCAGGGTAGTCGCCGAATACAATGGAATTTATACCGTCCATATGAAAAGTGAAGGAAACTACTTATTGGAATGCATTTTGCAAGCAATTGATATAGCAGAAAAAACCGGTGTTTCGGTAGAAATATCTCATCTTAAAGCCGTAAATCCTCGGAACTGGTCAAAGGTTTCGGAAGCACTTAAACTCATTGAGGAGGCGAATGAAAAGGGTATATCTGTAGATTTTGATGTGTATCCCTATACTGCCTATGGAAGCGGGTTAATGGACCTTATCCCACCCCAATTTAAAGACAATGGAGTAGATAAAATGGTTTCCTTACTAAAAAGTGAAGAGACCAGAAAAAATGTCATAAACAGCATGACAGGGGATTATGATACTTGGGAAAACCCAATGGAGGGGAATAGCTGGAATAAAGTCAGAATAGCCTCAATTAAAACAAAGAAGAACAAGAAATACGAAGGGAAAAACCTCAATGAAATCTCCAAGGAAATGGGATGTTCACCTCATGATGCCGTTATAAACCTGCTGGCAGAAGAAAAAGGTTCAGTTAAGATGATTTTTTTCGGAATGGAAGAAAAAGGGCTTTGCACCTTAATGAAACACCCCCGTGCTATTTTCTGCACAGATGGGAGGGCTGTGGCACCCTACGGAGAGCTTTCAAAAGGAAAGGTGCATCCAAGGTATTACGGAGCTTTCCCTAGAATTTTAGGGCGTTATGCCGGCCGAAGGAAGCTGCTTTCCCTTGAAGAGGCTGTTAACAAAATGACATTGCGCCCTGCCCAGAAAATAGGTCTTAAACAGCGGGGCATGATAAAAAAAGAGTATTACGCAGATATCGTCATCTTTGATAAAACAAAGATTATAGATAGAGCAACCTTTGATAATCCCCATAGTTATCCTGAAGGTATAATGTATGTTATTGTCAATGGTACGGTAGTAATCTCAAAAGGCGAACATACGGGAAGGCTGCCCGGAAAACTATTAACAAATATTCAAAATTGA
- a CDS encoding YfcC family protein, translating into MKLPEFLRNPNNYVIIFILIILAMISTWVLPAGEFDRQKDPNTGRTVVVPDSFHYIEPNRVDPFEMLQAIPKGIRETAGIIAFIFLISGSIQIVRGTGAIDAGIINVVQKMKGKDTPLLVVMMFLFSLLGAAFGFAEETIPLIPIGVAMAVALGYDRVVGFHIVRTAAFVGFAGAFMNPFTIGVAQGIAELPLFSGLGYRLICYGVFYLIGLWYVLSYAKKVKADPTKSIIYGYKGDVERKDLELDMSKSEFTGTHRVVLLVLFVGIIFLVYGVIKKGWYTVELSALFLAIGLVSGFVSRMPVNSIAKEFVKGMSGVTYGALIVGFARAIVVVLSEGQVLDTIIYYLSQPLMSVGSITAAVGMFIVQSLINFFIGSGSGQAAATMPIMTPLSDVIGITRQTAVLAFQFGDGITNMFYPAMMYYLVFADIPYNKWARHILPLTLILSAAAAVLVAIAGIINYGPF; encoded by the coding sequence ATGAAATTACCTGAATTCTTAAGGAATCCAAACAACTATGTGATAATCTTTATTCTGATAATACTCGCTATGATTTCAACATGGGTATTACCTGCAGGTGAATTTGACAGACAGAAAGACCCAAACACGGGAAGAACTGTAGTTGTCCCCGATTCATTTCATTATATTGAACCGAATCGCGTAGACCCGTTCGAGATGCTTCAGGCAATACCTAAAGGCATCAGAGAAACTGCTGGGATAATAGCATTTATATTCCTTATCTCAGGTTCAATACAAATTGTTAGAGGCACGGGTGCTATAGATGCCGGCATAATAAATGTTGTTCAAAAGATGAAAGGCAAGGATACACCGCTTCTGGTTGTGATGATGTTTCTGTTTTCACTGCTTGGCGCTGCTTTCGGGTTTGCTGAAGAAACTATACCCCTTATACCGATAGGAGTGGCAATGGCTGTCGCTTTAGGCTATGACAGGGTCGTGGGCTTCCATATTGTACGAACGGCTGCTTTTGTCGGATTTGCCGGGGCTTTTATGAACCCCTTCACTATCGGTGTAGCACAAGGTATAGCTGAGCTTCCTCTCTTTTCAGGGTTAGGATACAGGCTCATATGTTACGGGGTGTTCTATTTAATAGGCCTGTGGTATGTATTAAGCTATGCAAAAAAAGTAAAAGCCGACCCCACTAAGAGCATAATATATGGATATAAAGGGGATGTGGAGCGGAAAGACCTTGAGCTGGATATGAGCAAAAGTGAGTTTACCGGAACCCATAGGGTCGTTTTATTAGTCTTATTTGTAGGGATAATCTTCTTGGTTTATGGAGTAATAAAGAAAGGTTGGTACACCGTAGAGCTGTCAGCACTATTTTTGGCCATAGGGCTTGTTTCAGGGTTTGTCAGCAGGATGCCTGTTAACAGTATAGCAAAAGAGTTTGTTAAAGGCATGAGCGGAGTAACATACGGAGCCCTAATTGTAGGGTTTGCCAGGGCAATAGTTGTTGTGCTTTCTGAAGGCCAGGTTCTCGATACAATCATTTACTATCTCTCTCAACCACTTATGAGTGTAGGTTCTATTACAGCAGCGGTAGGAATGTTTATTGTCCAGTCGTTAATAAATTTCTTTATAGGGTCGGGAAGCGGTCAGGCTGCAGCAACTATGCCGATAATGACACCGCTAAGCGATGTCATAGGTATTACGAGACAAACCGCCGTTCTGGCTTTCCAGTTTGGAGACGGAATAACAAATATGTTCTATCCCGCAATGATGTACTATCTTGTTTTTGCAGATATCCCATATAACAAATGGGCAAGACACATATTACCGTTAACACTGATATTATCCGCAGCGGCTGCTGTACTGGTTGCCATAGCAGGTATTATAAATTACGGTCCTTTTTAA
- a CDS encoding acetyl-CoA C-acetyltransferase, which produces MKKVVIASAVRTAIGSFGGSLAGVSAVDLGAIVIKEALNRAKVKPDMVDEVFMGCVLQAALGQNVARQASIRAGIPVGVPTMTINKVCGSGLRSVSLAFQSILTGDNEIVVAGGTENMSQAPYYLPKARWGLRMGNGELVDGMIYDGLWDIFNGYHMGITAENLAEKYGITREEQDEFAAASQQKAEKAIKEGKFKDEIIPVEIPQRKGDPVIFDTDEFPRPGTTVEKLAKLRPAFKKGGTVTAGNASGINDGAAALVIMSEEKAEELGVEPLATIVAWASGGVDPSIMGIGPVPATKKVMEKAGLTVNDMDLIEANEAFAAQSIAVARELKFDMEKVNVNGGAIALGHPIGASGARILVTLLHEMKKRNSKYGLATLCIGGGMGTSLIVKRE; this is translated from the coding sequence ATGAAAAAGGTTGTGATTGCAAGTGCAGTCAGAACAGCCATAGGCAGTTTTGGCGGGAGCCTTGCAGGCGTGTCAGCAGTCGATTTAGGCGCAATTGTTATAAAAGAGGCCCTGAACAGGGCGAAGGTTAAACCCGATATGGTCGATGAGGTATTTATGGGCTGTGTCCTTCAGGCAGCACTGGGCCAGAATGTTGCCCGCCAGGCGTCGATTAGGGCCGGGATTCCTGTTGGAGTGCCTACAATGACTATAAACAAGGTATGCGGTTCCGGTTTAAGGTCCGTAAGCCTTGCTTTCCAGAGCATTCTGACCGGAGATAATGAAATTGTCGTTGCCGGTGGGACAGAGAACATGAGCCAGGCCCCCTATTACCTCCCTAAAGCCCGCTGGGGCTTGCGGATGGGTAACGGAGAACTGGTAGATGGCATGATTTATGACGGCCTCTGGGATATCTTCAACGGCTACCATATGGGGATAACAGCGGAAAACCTTGCTGAAAAATACGGCATTACGAGAGAAGAACAGGACGAATTTGCTGCAGCAAGCCAGCAGAAAGCCGAAAAAGCCATAAAAGAAGGTAAATTCAAGGATGAAATAATTCCTGTTGAGATACCGCAGAGAAAGGGAGACCCTGTAATCTTTGATACCGATGAATTCCCCAGACCCGGTACGACCGTAGAGAAGCTGGCTAAGTTAAGACCTGCTTTCAAAAAAGGCGGGACGGTAACGGCGGGAAACGCTTCAGGTATAAATGATGGGGCGGCGGCCCTTGTTATTATGTCTGAAGAAAAGGCAGAGGAACTGGGTGTTGAGCCTCTGGCAACTATTGTAGCATGGGCTTCCGGCGGCGTTGACCCGAGTATTATGGGTATAGGTCCCGTCCCTGCCACCAAGAAGGTTATGGAAAAAGCAGGATTAACGGTAAACGATATGGACCTCATAGAAGCAAATGAAGCCTTTGCTGCTCAATCCATTGCTGTAGCCAGAGAGCTAAAATTCGACATGGAGAAGGTCAATGTAAACGGAGGAGCTATTGCACTCGGCCATCCTATAGGGGCCAGCGGTGCCCGAATCCTTGTAACCCTTTTGCACGAGATGAAGAAACGCAATTCCAAATACGGGTTGGCTACCCTCTGTATCGGCGGCGGAATGGGTACCAGTCTCATCGTGAAAAGGGAATAG
- a CDS encoding methyl-accepting chemotaxis protein → MGADKIARARLFLMLIIILWIPVFIYFALQIITGSSFDISFKPFVLTLLLTALLSPLFHYLWMKSIIGLLSFLKEFADGDMTKIFKIKRTEKVYSFIMNSLERVFENVFGLVGRMQRTSQELKYFAENFMKNTNEANTAAQQIAASIEEIASGAGEQAESAQETSTNINSLTSMAEEIAAETEKSDGIIHNIAEKAKETKDVLNGLLEHLKLSADESVNSANRMKNLENQTNEITDFVEIVADIAEQTNLLALNAAIEAARAGDHGRGFAVVAGEVRKLAEQSAKAAKQIRELAGKIQNEARDTAEQIVKSQEKAKENIDRGENSKTSFDDIVKGVEELDRAIDNIKQLSGEQVEKVRAVLEAAEKMAAVSEETAAGAQEVSASSQQQKAALEKIAEYAERLNQMARELHDISSEFTSKYKITDEAKKDISEIKGKLLLLAGERCVKEKDVHKQRELFKKAMEENPQIVTLFTVDEKGDVIYITDEINVKNLAFRPWFQEALKGKIYVSNPYITLATNRVNITISVPVKDKDDNVVGVIGANVDI, encoded by the coding sequence ATGGGAGCTGATAAAATAGCTAGGGCTCGACTATTCTTAATGCTAATTATTATCTTGTGGATACCGGTTTTCATTTATTTTGCTCTGCAGATAATTACAGGCAGTTCTTTTGATATATCTTTTAAGCCCTTTGTTTTAACCCTCCTTTTAACAGCGCTATTAAGCCCGTTGTTCCACTATTTATGGATGAAGTCGATTATAGGTTTGTTATCATTTTTGAAGGAATTTGCTGATGGGGACATGACAAAGATATTTAAAATTAAAAGAACGGAAAAGGTCTATTCTTTTATTATGAATTCGCTGGAAAGGGTTTTCGAAAACGTTTTTGGGCTTGTAGGAAGGATGCAGAGGACATCCCAGGAATTGAAGTATTTTGCGGAGAATTTCATGAAAAACACCAATGAAGCAAATACAGCGGCCCAGCAGATAGCTGCTTCTATAGAAGAGATCGCAAGCGGGGCCGGTGAACAGGCGGAATCGGCCCAGGAAACCTCCACAAATATAAATTCGTTAACTTCTATGGCCGAAGAAATAGCCGCCGAAACGGAAAAGAGCGACGGAATTATTCATAATATCGCTGAAAAAGCAAAAGAGACAAAGGATGTTTTAAACGGCCTGCTGGAGCATTTAAAACTTTCTGCTGATGAGAGCGTTAACTCTGCAAACAGAATGAAAAACCTGGAAAACCAGACAAATGAGATCACCGATTTCGTTGAAATAGTTGCCGATATTGCCGAACAAACCAACCTCCTTGCCCTTAATGCAGCCATTGAAGCTGCCAGAGCGGGGGATCACGGAAGGGGATTTGCGGTGGTAGCCGGAGAGGTGAGGAAACTGGCGGAACAGTCTGCAAAAGCAGCAAAGCAGATAAGGGAACTGGCCGGGAAAATCCAGAATGAAGCACGGGATACGGCAGAACAGATAGTAAAGAGCCAGGAAAAGGCAAAAGAAAACATTGACAGAGGCGAAAACTCTAAGACGTCCTTTGATGATATAGTAAAAGGTGTAGAAGAACTGGATAGAGCCATCGATAATATTAAACAATTATCCGGGGAACAGGTGGAGAAAGTCCGTGCTGTGCTTGAAGCGGCAGAAAAGATGGCTGCGGTATCGGAAGAAACGGCTGCGGGGGCTCAGGAAGTCTCGGCATCAAGCCAGCAGCAGAAGGCTGCACTGGAAAAGATCGCCGAATATGCGGAGAGGCTGAACCAAATGGCCCGGGAACTGCACGACATATCTTCGGAATTTACTTCTAAGTACAAGATTACCGATGAAGCCAAAAAGGATATTTCGGAGATAAAAGGGAAGTTGCTGCTGTTAGCAGGAGAGAGGTGCGTAAAGGAGAAGGATGTACATAAACAAAGAGAGCTGTTTAAAAAGGCAATGGAGGAGAATCCCCAGATTGTAACCCTGTTTACTGTAGATGAAAAAGGGGATGTAATTTACATTACAGATGAAATAAATGTAAAAAACCTTGCTTTCAGGCCGTGGTTCCAGGAGGCTCTTAAGGGCAAGATTTATGTTTCAAATCCCTATATAACCCTGGCTACCAACAGGGTAAATATCACCATATCTGTGCCAGTTAAAGATAAAGACGACAATGTGGTGGGGGTAATTGGGGCCAATGTGGACATTTAG